The Gemmatimonadota bacterium genome segment TTCGGAGCTGTTAAAAGAGAGATGCTGAGGGGTTATTGTCTCAAAACTGCGTCCGCAGGATGGACACGAGAGATGCTGGCTAAATCGCGTTTCTTCGCTGTCATCGGGCGATGCGACGATCAAAATGCCCCCCGAAATATCCAGCGCGATTTCGATGGAGTCCGCGATGCGTTTGCGGTTCTTTTTTTCTGCGGTTACGCGGTCTATCAGGATTTCGAGTCTGTGGGTCTGTCTGTAGTCGATCTCGGGCGGGTCTGACAGGTTGAAAACTGCGCCATTGAGTCTGCCGCGCAAATAACCTTTGCGGCGAAAGCGGTTGATCAAACTGGTATAATCTTCGCCCTTGCCGAGTTCTATGGGTGCGAGAAGGTAGAGACGGCGTTTCATTTTCAGTACGCGCGTTACAATTTCCCGAACGGACTGGTTGCCCGCCAATACATCGCAATCTGGACAACAGGTATCGCCCAATAATGCGTAGAGTGCCCGCAGGTAATCGTAAACCTCTGTTACGGTGCCTACGGTCGAGCGCGGGTTTTTGCTCGCGGCTTTTTGTTCAATGGCAATCGCGGGCGATAAGCCTACCACGCGATCGACCTTTGGTTTGGGCATCTGTCCCAGAAATTGCCGCGCATACGCGGATAGGGATTCGACATATCGCCGCTGTCCTTCGGCGTAAATTGTGTCGAGTGCCAGGGAAGATTTTCCCGAACCGGATACGCCGGAGATTACGGTCATTTTTTCGCGGGGAATGGATACATCCACATTTTGCAAATTGTTTTCCCGCGCGCCCACAATGTCAATGGTCCGCACCTGACCATTCGCAATTCGTTTACCGTTTTTTGCAGGTGCAGGTGGCGTGCGCGATAGCACTTCGTCAAGCGCGCGTCCCGTGTGGGAGTTGGGAGATTGCGTCAGGTGTTCGGGTGTGCCTTCTGCTATAATTTGTCCCCCGTCTTCTCCGCCTTCAGGTCCCAGATCGATGACCCAATCCGCGGTTTTGATTACGTCCAGATTGTGTTCGATAACCACCACGGAATTGCCCATATTCACGAGCCGATGCAATACGTTTAAGAGATTCTGGATATCGGCAAAATGCAGGCCCGTTGTCGGCTCGTCCAGGATGTACAGGGTTTTGCCCGTGCTCCTGCGGCACAGTTCTTTTGATAGTTTGACCCGTTGGGCTTCGCCGCCGGAGAGCGTTGGCGCGGGCTGGCCCAATTTGACGTAGCCCATTCCCACATCGACCAGGGTTTGGAGGATGCGATGAATGCCGGGGATTGCCTGAAAAAACAGATGCGCTTCTTCGACTTCCATTGCCAGCACATCGGCAATGGATTTGCCCTTGTACTTCACGTCCAGGGTTTCGCGATTAAAACGCCGCCCCTCACACACGGGACACGTTACCCACACGTCGGCGAGGAAGTCCATTTCGACGAGGTTTGCGCCATTGCCCTTACACGCCTCGCATCGTCCGCCTTTTACGTTAAAACTGAAGCGCCCGGGTTTATAGCCTCGTACCTTTGATTCGGGCAGTTCGGCGAATAATTTTCGAATGGGATCAAATACACCCGTATATGTCGCCGGATTGCTGCGCGGCGTGCGCCCGATGGGTTGCTGGTTGATCTCGATGACTTTGTCCAGGAGGTCTATGCCCTCAATGCAGCGGTGCGCGCCCGTTTCCGTTTCTGCGCGGTTTAATTCTCGCGCGAGGGAGGGATAGAGAATGTCGGCGATCAGCGATGATTTTCCCGATCCGGACACGCCCGTGACGCAGGTAAATACGCCGACGGGAATTTTTGCGTCGATATTTTTGAGGTTATTTTGAGATGCGCCCCGAATCCATAAGTTGCGATGCGATACGGGCCGCCTTTTGGGGACGGCAATTTTTTCTTTTCCCGAGAGATAAGCGCCTGTCACCGAGCGGGTTCTTCTCGCTATTTGTTTCCAGGACCCTTCGGCGACTATCCGACCACCGAGGTGCCCTGGCCCTGGTCCAAAATCCACCACCCGGTCCGCGCGGCGCATTGTGTCTTCGTCGTGTTCGACGACGATTACGGTATTGCCCACATCCCGCAGGCGGCACAGGGCGTTGAGTAATCGCCGATTGTCGCGGTGGTGCAGGCCAATTGACGGTTCGTCCAGCACATAGGTTACCCCGACTAATCCAGACCCAATCTGGCTGGCGAGGCGAATGCGTTGCGCCTCGCCGCCCGACAGCGTGGGTGCCGTGCGGTTGAGTGTGAGATAATCGAGACCCACGTCGAGAAGAAATTTTAGTCGCCCGCGAATTTCTTTCAGGGCGTCTTCGGCAATCCGCGCCTGGATCTCGGTCAATCTGAGGTCCTGAAAAAAGGCGTGTGCGCGATTGACGGTCATTGCCGTGACATCGGGCAGGGTGTGTCCTTCGATTTTGACGGAGAGGGCTTCGGGTTTTAAGCGCGTACCCTCGCATACGGGACATATGCCCACGCGCATAAAAGGCGCAAGCCGTTTGCGCACTATGGGACTCCGCCCCTCGGCGTACTGCCGCTCCATTGGGGGCAGAATGCCCTCAAATCCGTCGCGATGGCGTTTTATGCTGCCATTGCTGCGGCGCCATTCAAAGGTCATTTTGCCGTCTATGCCGTATAATAATGCCTGTTGGCCCTCTGGTGAGATGCGCTTATAGGGCGTTTGCAAGTCTGCGCCATGGCGCTTCAAAACGCCCGCGTAATAGTGAGATTTCCATCGGTTTTTGGGTACGCCCAGCGGCGCGATTGCGCCTTCCATTACAGATAATTCGGGATTGGGGACGACTTTTGCCAGATCCATTGCATAGCGCGTGCCCAATCCGCGGCAGCCGGGGCACATGCCCTGTGGGCTGTTGAATGAGAACAATTGCGGTACAGGCTCCTGCGCGCTGCGCCCGCAGGTGGGACAGGAAAAGTGCGTGCTCAGCAGAAGATCGTCTTCGCCCTCTGCGCTGACGATTATCGCCCCTTTGCCCATTATGAGACCGGCATCGACGGCTTCGCCAATGCGTCCCCGCATTGTTTTTTTTGCGATAACCCGATCGATTACGACCTCGATATCGTGTCTTTTGTAGCGCTCCAATTTCGGGGTCTCGGTCAATGTTGTGATCTGTCCATCCACGCGCGCACGGATATATCCCTCTTTTTGCAGATTTTCAAACAGGTCGTGGTACTCTCCTTTTCGGCCCTGTACGAGAGAAGATAGAATGTGAATGCGCGTGCCCTCGCCCAGTGCCATGATTCGATCCACAATGCCGTCGCGCGTTTGCGCCCCAATTGGCGTATTGTCATGCGCGCAATGGGGGATGCCTATTCGCGCAAATAATACGCGCAAATAGTCGTAGATTTCGGTTATTGTGCCCACGGTTGAGCGGGGGTTGCGTCCTGCGGTTTTTTGTTCGATGGAAATCGTTGGCGATAATCCCGTGATTTGATCGACTTCGGGTTTTTCCATTTGCCCCAAAAATTGACGCGCATACGCGGATAGGGATTCCACATAACGCCGCTGGCCTTCGGCATAGATGGTATCAAATGCCATTGATGACTTGCCCGAACCGGATACGCCGGTAAAACATATTAGCGCGTGTCGGGGCAATGTCAGGTCTATATTTTGCAAGTTGTGTACTCGCGCACCTTTTACGACGATGCTTTTTGTTTCCATAAGACTCCCAAATTTTAATTTTTAATTTTTTCGCATTGCAATATACTATACACACGTTCACCAATCAAGAGAGAACTCATCGGGTGATTGCAATGAGGGAAAATCCTTGTCATTGGACTTCTTTCGCTTTATACTTTCGAGTGCCAATATTTGCCCTACTACGCACGGGGGACAGTATGACAAAAATTTTGACTATTGACAGTGAAGAAGCCGCTGTAAACCGGATTGTCAAGATTCTCGAATCCAATGATTATCAGGCACAGAGCGCGACAACGTGGACCGAAGCGGTTGATGCGATCGCGCACGGACAACCCGATCTGGTGTTGCTCAATCTCGAGATGCCGATTGTTCACGGCGATGTGTTGATCGAATTTATTCGCGAAGAAGGCTTTGAAATGCCGGTGATTGCGGTATCGTTCCCCGTTGAGGAAGCAGAAGCCACAGCACTCATGGAACAGGGTGTTTACAGTATTGTTGAAAAACCATTTGAAGACAAGACACTCATCGAAAAAATAGAGCGCGTACTCGAAATAGCCAAATCAGAAGAAGTAGAACCGGATATATCTGCAGATGCAGAAGAGACCGAGGAGGGAGAGAAAGTATCGGAGGAAAATACTGAAGACGGAGAAGAGGCGGAAGCACCATCGGAAGCGCCCTCTGATGATGAAGGTAAATCAGAGTCTTTCCTCAAACAACCGCGCGATCTGAGAGCTTCGTCGCGTGCCAAAATGAGCAAGCGCAAAAAAATTATTATGTTCGCCATAATCGGGTTCTATGTTCTCATGGGGGTCTTTGCCATCATGTATTTTTTTACAGACGAAGTCCCGGCATTTGTAGGTCGGATACTCAGTAACTGGTAGAAAGGAGTTTTTTATGGGATTAAACGTCGCCGTGGTCGGTTTGGGGGGGATTGGCAACCGACACGCCACTATTTATAATGGTCACGACCAATGCAATCTCGCTGCTGTTTGCGATATAGACCAAAAACGCGCAGACGCCGCCGCGTCGCAATACGGTGCCAGGGCATTTTACACTGTGCGAGATATGATGGACGCGGGCCTGGATATCACTGTGGCAAGTGTTGCGACTGCCGGTCATGAAAATGGTGGCGACCACTACAAACCCACGATGGAACTCCTGGAAGCGGGTGTTCATGTACTCGGGGAAAAACCGATTTCGAATAATATTGACGAGGCAAAAGAGATGGTCGCCAAGGCGCGAAAGAAAAATTTGCGCTACGGCATTGATCTCAATCATCGGTTTACGCCTGCTGCTGCACGCGCCAAAGAATGGGTTGATCAGGGTCGCCTGGGCGAGATCAATATCATCAATATGACCATGTGGATCAATAACCCCCGAGAAACGTCGCCGTGGTTCCACATTCGCGCCCTGCACCCGCACTCTATTGACGTTATGCGCTACTTTTGTGGCGATATTGAAAAGGTGAGTGCTTTTTTTAAGCGCGGGGTAGATAACGATGGCAATCGCCGCGTGTGCTGGTCGAATATGCAACTCAATATGCGCTTTGCAGACGGTACGGTGGGTAATCTCACCGGAAGTTATGACGCTACGGGGCCGGGCGGTTCTTATGGCCTTGAACGCCTCGAGGTTGTGGGATCAGACGCCCGCTTTGTGCTCGAAGAAGCCTGTGAACATCTGCACTTTCACCCCCGCCGCTCAATGGAACTCGAACGCTATGACTACATCGGCGGTATGATGGCGTTCAGCGAGACATTTCAAAGTCGCATTGGGCGGTGGATAGAGCAAAACCTCGAAGATGTATCTCCCGAAGATATCGAGGGTTCGGGTGAAGAAGCACTCAAAGCACAGATGGTTATTGAAGCGGCGATAAAATCGTGGGAGACGGATGCGGTCGTTGCTGTTGAAGATGTGTGAAATTCAGGAGACAGATAATAGGAGATAAAAACCCTGTGAAACCAATTTCTACTTTTGTGGTCAAACCTTCGCTTCCCAAAGCGCTTCAGGGCCTGGAAGCACTGGCGTATAATCTGCGCTGGGCCTGGGATCCGGATACGATGGATCTGTTTCGACGCATTGATCCCATTCTCTGGGAAACAGTTTATCACAATCCAGTGCGCATGCTCAATGACATCAGCCAGGAACGCCTGAATCAACTTTCTGAAAATCCGGGATTCATGGCGCATTTTAAGCGGGTGTCTGAGTCTTTCCGCGCGTTTATGGATGGGGAGACCTATTTTCACTCTGCCCATGGCAAAACAGCGTCCGATATTCAAATCGCCTATTTCTCTGCGGAGTTTGGTCTTACCGAGAGCCTGCCGATTTATTCGGGTGGTCTGGGTGTGTTGGCCGGAGATCATCTCAAGTCTGCGAGTACACTGGGGTTGCCTTTTGCTGCGGTGGGTCTGCTGTATCAACACGGCTATTTCAATCAGTATCTCACAAATGACGGTTGGCAGCAAGAAGAATATACGGAAAATGACTATTACGCACTGCCCGTCCAGATTGTTCGCGATGAACGCGGGCGGGATATTACCATTACTCTCGCATTTCCCGAGGCAGAAGCGCGGGTGCGAATATGGAAAGTGCAGGTTGGGCGCATTCCCCTGTACTTGCTCGATACCAACTTGATGGAAAACCCGCCGTCTATCCGCGAAATTACGGCGCAACTTTACGGTGGGGATAGTGAAACGCGCATTCGGCAGGAAATTCTGCTGGGTATTGGCGGCGTGCGCGCGCTCAACGCATTGGGTCTGCAGCCCACCGTATGCCACATGAATGAAGGGCATTCGGCTTTTCTGGGGCTGGAGCGCATCCGACAGGCGATGCACACCGATGGTGCCACATTTGATCAGGCCGCAGAGTACACGTCAGCAGGTCACGTTTTTACGACTCATACCCCGGTTCCGGCCGGGCACGATGTTTTTCCCGTTTCTCTGATCGAAAAATACTTCAGGTCCTATGCGCATGAACTCGGTCTTTCCATGCCTGCGTTTCTCGCTTTGGGACAGGGAGGTCCCCAAAGAGCTGGCGACGGTTTTAACATGACTGTGCTCGCGTTCAGGCTGTCGTCCTATCGCAATGGCGTCAGCAAACTCCACGGCGAGGTCTCGCGCAATATGTGGCAATCGCTGTGGCCCGGGTTGCCGAAGAATGAAATCCCCATCGAGTCGATTACCAATGGCGTTCACATTGCTTCCCATATTTCGCAACAGATGCGCGCGCTTGAGGACAATTATATGGGACCTCGGCGCCTGGAGGAACCGCACGATCAGAGTGTGTGGGAGACGATAGACCATATCCCGCCCGAAGAACTCTGGCGCGTCCACGAGCGCAGGAGAGAACGCCTCGTTGCATTTGCCCGTCAACGTCTCAGAAAGCAGTTGCAGAGAGAAACAGCGTCGTCAATCGATATGGCGCGCGCCGACGAGGTCCTGACTGCCGATGCGCTTACGATTGGTTTTGCCAGGCGTTTTGCAACGTATAAGCGCGCGACACTTTTGTTTCACGATCTCGAAAGGCTCACGCGCATCCTGTGCAATGAGGAACGTCCTGTTCAGGTTATTTTTGCGGGCAAGGCGCATCCGCAAGACCACGCGGGGAAGGAATTTATCCAGGAAATTTTCAGTCTTACGCAGCGCGAGTATCTCCATCGCCGTCTGGTTTTTATCGAAAATTACGATATGTGTGTGGCGCGTTATCTCGTGCAAGGAGTCGATATCTGGCTGAATACGCCGATGAGACCCCAGGAAGCGAGCGGTACCAGTGGCATGAAAGCCGTTGCCAATGGCGCGCTAAATCTCAGTGTGCTCGATGGCTGGTGGGCAGAAGCCTATCAACCGGAATTGGGCTGGGAGATCGGTCACGGCAAAGAATACGACGATCCGGCATATCAGAACCAGATTGAAGCGCGGGCAATTTACAATATTCTCGAGAAAGAAGCCGTGCCGCTTTTTTACAATCGCGGTGTGGATGGGTTGCCCAGAGGATGGATCGCCCGGATGAAAAACGCCATGCGCGTGTTGTGTCCAAAGTTCAATACCCATCGCATGGTGCAGGAATATACCGAGCGGTTCTACTTGAAGGCGCATGCGCGATCAAAAAATCTTTCGGATAACAATGGCGCAAGAGCCAGTGCTCTGGCTGAATGGAAAGATAGGGTTCGCCATGGGTGGGGGGATGTCGCGATCCGTTCTGTAACGTCGAGCCAGATGCAAACATCGCATGTGGGCGATAAGATCGAAATTCGCGCAGATGTCGCGCTGGGCGACCTGGCTGTAGAGGATGTGGCTGTCGAGATTTTTCACGGGCAGGTCGGCACAGAGGGGCAAATTGTCCAGGGCGAGTCGCTGCCGATGGTGCTTGTGGATTCCCATACTTTTGTGGGGCACCTGTCTTTGCAAAAGAGCGGCCGGTGGGGCTATACGGTTCGCATTCGCCCGCACCACGAGGACCTCAATTCAATATGTGATACCGGGTTAATTACCTGGGCGTAACGAATAGACGAATAGACGAATAGACGAATCCCGCTCTACCACCCAAAGTTGTTACAAACTCCGCCGTAGATTCGTAGATTCGCTGATTCGTACAGCGGAGGTCGCTATGACCAAACTCTCCCAAAAATCCCTCGCAGATGATCCCACCTTTGATGCGTTTCTCCAGCATGCTCTTCAAAGTCGTTCCGATCACAATGTAGAACTCTTGACCCGCGCCTTTTATTTTGCCAGGAAGGCACATCAGGATCATTTTCGCAAGTCGGGCCAGCCGTATATTGTTCACGCGCTTGAGGTCGGGCGTATTCTTATCGATCTCAATCAGGATACTGCAACTCTGGTGGCTGGTATTTTGCACGATACCATAGCGCACGGCACAGCAACCCACGCACAAATCGCGCGTCATTTTGGTTCTCATATTGCCGATCTGGTTGACGGTGTGACCAGGATCAAAGATCTGACCTTCCAATCGCAAGAGGCCGAGCAAGCTGAGAATTTCCGCAAGATGTTTCTGTCTTTGATCAACGACTTGCGCGTTGTTCTCATTAAGTTTTGCGAGCGCCTGCACAATATGCGTACGCTGGATCCCCTGCCTCCTGAAACGCGCGAGCGCATGGCGCGCGAGAGTCTGGATATTTACGCGCCTCTGGCGCACCGTTTGGGGATTGCGCGTATTCGGTGGGAGCTTGAAGACCTGGCTCTCAAGTGGCTCGAACCCAAAGCCTATCGCGCGATTAGCAAAAAGATCCGCCTCAAGAGACGTGAGCGCGAGGCTTATATCGAAGAGATGCGCGTGCCGCTGGAAAAAATACTCAAGGAAGCAAATATTCGAGGGGAGATCACGGGACGTCCCAAGAATTTCTTCAGTATTCACCGAAAGATGCAGACGCGGAGCAAAGCTTTTGAAGATATTTACGATCTGTTGGCTATTCGCATACTGGTCGATACGGTTCAGGAATGTTATCACGTCCTGGGTATGATTCACTCGCTCTATACGCCGGTTATGCCCCGTTTTAAGGATTTCATTGCAACGCCTAAGAGCAATATGTATCAGTCTTTGCACACGACGGTGATAGGCCCGCGCGGGTTGATGATCGAGGTGCAGATACGCACCCACGAGATGCACCAGACAGCAGAGGAGGGTATTGCAGCACACTGGCTTTACAAAGAGGGGTCTCCAGAAAGGACAGAACTCGATCAACACATAGATGGGCTTCGCAATATGCTCGAGTGGCAGGGGGAGACATCAGATCCCCAGGAGATTATCGAAGAACTCAAGGTCGATCTTTTTTCAAACGAGATTTATGTTTTTACACCTCAGGGCGATCTGATTCAGCTTCCCGATGAGGCCACGCCCGTCGATTTTGCCTTTGCAGTGCATACCGAAATTGGCAATCGCTGCGTGGGTGCCCGCATTGACAGTCAGATGGTGCCACTTTCTACGCCGCTTGAGACAGGGCAGACGGTTGAGATTATTACGTCGCCGCACCAGCGTCCACACCGCGATTGGCTCGATTTTGTCAAGAGTGCCAAGGCGCGAAGTTGTATTCGCCGGGTTCTGCGCGAATGGGAAACCGATCAGACAGAGACTTTTACTGCTACCATCCAGGTCACGGGTAGGGATCGCACCAATTTGTTGTCCGATATGACGCAGGTTATGTCCAATCTCGGTGTTCCCATTGTGGGGGCCAGTATCGAGACTGAGCGCGAGGAATTTAACAACCAATTCCAGGTAGAGATCAAAAATGCCGATCACCTCGAAGAACTTCTGCAAAATCTCCGCAGGATTCCCAATGTCATGTCTGCTTATCTGCAAAGCCCGTAAAACCCAAGTCCTTCAGGCTTGGGATATCAGGGCTTACGATTTTATCGCTTTGAAGCTCCTCCGGAAAGTTCAGCTTGAGCGATGGAATGGATGAAAACAAAAAGCCGACGTTTGTGCGTCGGCTTTTTTGGTTGGACCTGCTTTGCATATAATCGTTTACTCGAACTCAAATACACCCCACTTTGAGTCGGGTGACTCCTTGATTATTGTGTTGTCCGAAAGCAGGACCTGAAATCTGTATCGACTGCCATTGACGGGCATCTGAGCATAGATTGAATAGCAACGTCGGCAAGCCGTTACCTTGATGTCTGTGTCGCAGGGGACACAGTCCCAAATTCCCATGGGATTTCTTTTGCATCGCAGGCACTCAATTGATTCAATCAGATGTTTGTTCCGTTCCTGGAATTTTTCCATATCGCCAGGAGACATGGGGCCTATATACGATACACCTGCAGAGTTGCATACCTTGCAGAATGATCTTTCGTCACCGTCCATTGTTCGTTTTTCGCCCGAGAAGTCATCGTACACCAGCAGACAATGCCCACACGCGAAGATGCCCTCCACGTCTGGCTCGCGGTCCTCAAAACGCCTGAAGTATTCCAGTATATCGGACTTGTCATTATCGGGCAGTTTTTCGAATGGCTGCATTTTGGTTCCACACTCATGGCAGCAACAGCCAAAGAAATTCTTTGCCCATCGACCAAAAGTCCCAAGGATTACGATAATGAGAATGGTTAAAATAATAAACGCTTCCACAGTTGGTTCCTCATGTTAGTGATTATCACATTTGCTCTTCCAGCCGACGCTTATCTTTAATGCGTACATTCAGTTTTTTGATGGCATTTAGATATTTGGCTTCGGACTTCCTGGCATAGGCTTCTTCTAATGCAGTTCGCGCTTGATCGAACAGGTCCGTGTACATATAGCCCAGACCAAGATTGTAATATGCCTTATGGACTAAAGGGGAATTGGGATAGGTCTCGGTTATCCTTTGAAAGATGTCAAG includes the following:
- the uvrA gene encoding excinuclease ABC subunit UvrA; its protein translation is METKSIVVKGARVHNLQNIDLTLPRHALICFTGVSGSGKSSMAFDTIYAEGQRRYVESLSAYARQFLGQMEKPEVDQITGLSPTISIEQKTAGRNPRSTVGTITEIYDYLRVLFARIGIPHCAHDNTPIGAQTRDGIVDRIMALGEGTRIHILSSLVQGRKGEYHDLFENLQKEGYIRARVDGQITTLTETPKLERYKRHDIEVVIDRVIAKKTMRGRIGEAVDAGLIMGKGAIIVSAEGEDDLLLSTHFSCPTCGRSAQEPVPQLFSFNSPQGMCPGCRGLGTRYAMDLAKVVPNPELSVMEGAIAPLGVPKNRWKSHYYAGVLKRHGADLQTPYKRISPEGQQALLYGIDGKMTFEWRRSNGSIKRHRDGFEGILPPMERQYAEGRSPIVRKRLAPFMRVGICPVCEGTRLKPEALSVKIEGHTLPDVTAMTVNRAHAFFQDLRLTEIQARIAEDALKEIRGRLKFLLDVGLDYLTLNRTAPTLSGGEAQRIRLASQIGSGLVGVTYVLDEPSIGLHHRDNRRLLNALCRLRDVGNTVIVVEHDEDTMRRADRVVDFGPGPGHLGGRIVAEGSWKQIARRTRSVTGAYLSGKEKIAVPKRRPVSHRNLWIRGASQNNLKNIDAKIPVGVFTCVTGVSGSGKSSLIADILYPSLARELNRAETETGAHRCIEGIDLLDKVIEINQQPIGRTPRSNPATYTGVFDPIRKLFAELPESKVRGYKPGRFSFNVKGGRCEACKGNGANLVEMDFLADVWVTCPVCEGRRFNRETLDVKYKGKSIADVLAMEVEEAHLFFQAIPGIHRILQTLVDVGMGYVKLGQPAPTLSGGEAQRVKLSKELCRRSTGKTLYILDEPTTGLHFADIQNLLNVLHRLVNMGNSVVVIEHNLDVIKTADWVIDLGPEGGEDGGQIIAEGTPEHLTQSPNSHTGRALDEVLSRTPPAPAKNGKRIANGQVRTIDIVGARENNLQNVDVSIPREKMTVISGVSGSGKSSLALDTIYAEGQRRYVESLSAYARQFLGQMPKPKVDRVVGLSPAIAIEQKAASKNPRSTVGTVTEVYDYLRALYALLGDTCCPDCDVLAGNQSVREIVTRVLKMKRRLYLLAPIELGKGEDYTSLINRFRRKGYLRGRLNGAVFNLSDPPEIDYRQTHRLEILIDRVTAEKKNRKRIADSIEIALDISGGILIVASPDDSEETRFSQHLSCPSCGRSFETITPQHLSFNSSEGWCLSCEGLGTQRGMGIHTLIPDVHKSLSEGAVLAWGNVEPHTQIGDMLSAVGEAAGFDLHTPFAQISAKGRHAILYGLGTQWLKTSKNLSFQFKGLFPTIDTLVRQAPRFRRLMGDFIQDVPCPSCKGTRLKPESTAIKLFGKTMPQLVAMPIREVRTYFDTMILEGQAREAAAEVLHEIQSRLRFLDEVGLGYLNLGRRAPTLSGGEAQRIRLASQIGSGLTGVLYVLDEPTIGLHQRDNHQLLVALAQLRDLGNSLLIVEHDRETLNRADHILDFGPGAGVEGGRIVAAGNPRKLKTDNGSITAHYLAGDLQIEVPNERRNPERGSLCVVGARHNNLKNVDVSFPLGTLTCVTGVSGSGKSSLVNDVLFGALAA
- a CDS encoding Gfo/Idh/MocA family oxidoreductase translates to MGLNVAVVGLGGIGNRHATIYNGHDQCNLAAVCDIDQKRADAAASQYGARAFYTVRDMMDAGLDITVASVATAGHENGGDHYKPTMELLEAGVHVLGEKPISNNIDEAKEMVAKARKKNLRYGIDLNHRFTPAAARAKEWVDQGRLGEINIINMTMWINNPRETSPWFHIRALHPHSIDVMRYFCGDIEKVSAFFKRGVDNDGNRRVCWSNMQLNMRFADGTVGNLTGSYDATGPGGSYGLERLEVVGSDARFVLEEACEHLHFHPRRSMELERYDYIGGMMAFSETFQSRIGRWIEQNLEDVSPEDIEGSGEEALKAQMVIEAAIKSWETDAVVAVEDV
- a CDS encoding RelA/SpoT family protein, which gives rise to MTKLSQKSLADDPTFDAFLQHALQSRSDHNVELLTRAFYFARKAHQDHFRKSGQPYIVHALEVGRILIDLNQDTATLVAGILHDTIAHGTATHAQIARHFGSHIADLVDGVTRIKDLTFQSQEAEQAENFRKMFLSLINDLRVVLIKFCERLHNMRTLDPLPPETRERMARESLDIYAPLAHRLGIARIRWELEDLALKWLEPKAYRAISKKIRLKRREREAYIEEMRVPLEKILKEANIRGEITGRPKNFFSIHRKMQTRSKAFEDIYDLLAIRILVDTVQECYHVLGMIHSLYTPVMPRFKDFIATPKSNMYQSLHTTVIGPRGLMIEVQIRTHEMHQTAEEGIAAHWLYKEGSPERTELDQHIDGLRNMLEWQGETSDPQEIIEELKVDLFSNEIYVFTPQGDLIQLPDEATPVDFAFAVHTEIGNRCVGARIDSQMVPLSTPLETGQTVEIITSPHQRPHRDWLDFVKSAKARSCIRRVLREWETDQTETFTATIQVTGRDRTNLLSDMTQVMSNLGVPIVGASIETEREEFNNQFQVEIKNADHLEELLQNLRRIPNVMSAYLQSP
- the glgP gene encoding alpha-glucan family phosphorylase, translating into MKPISTFVVKPSLPKALQGLEALAYNLRWAWDPDTMDLFRRIDPILWETVYHNPVRMLNDISQERLNQLSENPGFMAHFKRVSESFRAFMDGETYFHSAHGKTASDIQIAYFSAEFGLTESLPIYSGGLGVLAGDHLKSASTLGLPFAAVGLLYQHGYFNQYLTNDGWQQEEYTENDYYALPVQIVRDERGRDITITLAFPEAEARVRIWKVQVGRIPLYLLDTNLMENPPSIREITAQLYGGDSETRIRQEILLGIGGVRALNALGLQPTVCHMNEGHSAFLGLERIRQAMHTDGATFDQAAEYTSAGHVFTTHTPVPAGHDVFPVSLIEKYFRSYAHELGLSMPAFLALGQGGPQRAGDGFNMTVLAFRLSSYRNGVSKLHGEVSRNMWQSLWPGLPKNEIPIESITNGVHIASHISQQMRALEDNYMGPRRLEEPHDQSVWETIDHIPPEELWRVHERRRERLVAFARQRLRKQLQRETASSIDMARADEVLTADALTIGFARRFATYKRATLLFHDLERLTRILCNEERPVQVIFAGKAHPQDHAGKEFIQEIFSLTQREYLHRRLVFIENYDMCVARYLVQGVDIWLNTPMRPQEASGTSGMKAVANGALNLSVLDGWWAEAYQPELGWEIGHGKEYDDPAYQNQIEARAIYNILEKEAVPLFYNRGVDGLPRGWIARMKNAMRVLCPKFNTHRMVQEYTERFYLKAHARSKNLSDNNGARASALAEWKDRVRHGWGDVAIRSVTSSQMQTSHVGDKIEIRADVALGDLAVEDVAVEIFHGQVGTEGQIVQGESLPMVLVDSHTFVGHLSLQKSGRWGYTVRIRPHHEDLNSICDTGLITWA
- a CDS encoding response regulator, which codes for MTKILTIDSEEAAVNRIVKILESNDYQAQSATTWTEAVDAIAHGQPDLVLLNLEMPIVHGDVLIEFIREEGFEMPVIAVSFPVEEAEATALMEQGVYSIVEKPFEDKTLIEKIERVLEIAKSEEVEPDISADAEETEEGEKVSEENTEDGEEAEAPSEAPSDDEGKSESFLKQPRDLRASSRAKMSKRKKIIMFAIIGFYVLMGVFAIMYFFTDEVPAFVGRILSNW